A stretch of Flavobacterium sp. N2270 DNA encodes these proteins:
- the secA gene encoding preprotein translocase subunit SecA has product MSLVNSVLKMFVGDKSQKDIKAIQPLVNKVKTFESKLAALSNDELRAKTHEFKALIKEARLEKDNKIAALKAEAETTQDIDAREDIYVEIDAVEKEAYELSEKVLNDILPEAFAVLKETARRFKENTTITVTATAKDRELSATKPYITIVGDETNWANSWDAAGKPITWDMIHYDVQLIGGVVLHQGKIAEMQTGEGKTLVATLPMYLNALTGNGVHLVTVNDYLARRDSTWKAPLFEFHGLTVDCIDNHKPNTEERRKAYNADITYGTNNEFGFDYLRDNMSHSPEDLVQRKHNYAIVDEVDSVLIDDARTPLIISGPVPQGDRHEFLELKPKVENLVGLQRKLANECLIEAKRLIKEGNTKDGGFYLLRTYRALPKNKALIKFLSEEGIKQLLQKTENQYMQDNNREMPKIDEALYFVIEEKNNQVELTDNGIQFLSQDTENNFFVLPDIGTEIAKIEKLGLSTEEEAEKREDLYKDFSIKSERIHTLTQLLKAYTVFEKDTEYVIMDNKVMIVDEQTGRIMDGRRYSDGLHQAIEAKENVKIEAATQTFATVTLQNYFRMYNKLAGMTGTAVTEAGEFWEIYKLDVVEIPTNKPIARKDKEDLIYRSVREKFNAVIEDVVKLSQSGRPVLIGTTSVEISELLSRMLKMRGINHNVLNAKMHKSEAEIVAEAGNPGVVTIATNMAGRGTDIKLSAEVKAAGGLAIVGTERHDSRRVDRQLRGRAGRQGDVGSSQFYVSLEDNLMRLFGSERVAKVMDRMGLEEGEVIQHSMMTKSIERAQKKVEENNFGIRKRLLEYDDVMNAQREVVYKRRRHALHGERLNVDIANMMFDTSEIIVQENKTVNDYKNYEFELIRNFSISAPVSQSEFAKLSETEITAKTYKAVLAHYTDKIARNAKEAFPVVKNVYENNNGKYERIVVPFTDGIKSLNIVTNLEKAYQTEAKSLITDFEKNVSLAIIDEAWKKHLRKMDELKQSVQLAVHEQKDPLLIYKFEAFNLFKKMMDNVNREVISFLFKADLPSQNPNEISEAKQVSQKGNYTESKEEVLNSDELAARNREAGQQAQNKPQVTETITREMPKINRNDTVTIKHVMSGKSETMKFKKAESMLASGEWVLVNE; this is encoded by the coding sequence ATGAGTTTAGTAAATTCTGTATTAAAAATGTTTGTGGGCGATAAGTCCCAAAAAGATATAAAGGCTATTCAGCCACTAGTAAATAAAGTAAAGACTTTTGAGTCTAAACTTGCCGCTTTATCAAATGATGAATTAAGAGCAAAAACTCATGAATTCAAAGCATTAATAAAAGAAGCTAGACTAGAAAAAGATAATAAAATTGCTGCTTTAAAAGCTGAAGCTGAAACTACGCAAGACATAGATGCTCGTGAAGATATTTATGTAGAAATTGATGCTGTTGAAAAAGAAGCTTATGAGCTTTCTGAAAAAGTATTAAACGATATTCTTCCTGAAGCGTTCGCCGTTTTAAAAGAAACAGCTCGTAGATTTAAAGAAAATACAACTATTACTGTTACTGCAACGGCAAAAGACAGAGAGTTATCTGCAACAAAACCATACATTACAATTGTTGGAGACGAAACCAATTGGGCTAACTCATGGGATGCTGCAGGAAAACCTATTACTTGGGACATGATTCATTATGATGTTCAGTTAATTGGTGGTGTAGTATTGCATCAAGGTAAAATTGCTGAAATGCAAACAGGAGAAGGGAAAACATTAGTTGCAACTTTACCAATGTATTTGAATGCATTGACCGGTAACGGAGTTCACTTAGTAACTGTAAATGATTACTTAGCACGTCGTGATAGCACTTGGAAAGCACCTCTATTTGAATTTCATGGTTTAACTGTAGATTGTATTGACAATCACAAACCAAACACTGAAGAACGTAGAAAAGCTTATAATGCAGACATTACTTATGGAACAAATAACGAATTCGGTTTCGATTATTTGAGAGATAACATGTCGCACTCACCAGAAGATTTAGTACAACGCAAACACAATTATGCAATTGTCGATGAGGTCGATTCGGTATTAATTGATGATGCTCGTACGCCATTAATTATTTCTGGACCGGTTCCTCAAGGAGATCGTCATGAATTCTTAGAATTAAAACCAAAAGTAGAAAACTTAGTTGGTTTACAACGTAAATTAGCTAACGAGTGTTTAATCGAAGCAAAAAGGTTAATTAAAGAAGGTAATACAAAAGACGGAGGTTTTTATTTATTAAGAACTTACAGAGCATTACCTAAAAATAAAGCATTAATTAAGTTTTTATCGGAAGAAGGAATTAAACAATTACTTCAAAAGACAGAAAACCAATACATGCAAGACAATAACAGAGAAATGCCAAAAATTGATGAGGCTTTATACTTTGTTATTGAAGAAAAAAACAATCAAGTTGAATTAACAGATAACGGAATTCAGTTTTTATCTCAAGATACAGAAAACAACTTTTTCGTTTTACCAGATATTGGAACTGAAATTGCAAAAATTGAAAAATTAGGTCTTTCAACGGAAGAGGAGGCAGAAAAAAGAGAAGATTTATACAAAGATTTCTCAATTAAATCTGAGCGTATTCATACACTTACTCAATTGTTAAAAGCATATACGGTATTTGAAAAAGATACCGAATATGTAATTATGGACAATAAAGTAATGATTGTTGACGAACAAACAGGTCGTATCATGGACGGTCGTCGTTATTCTGATGGTTTACACCAAGCAATCGAAGCTAAAGAAAATGTAAAAATTGAAGCTGCTACACAAACTTTTGCAACGGTAACACTTCAAAATTACTTTAGAATGTACAACAAACTTGCTGGTATGACAGGAACAGCTGTTACAGAAGCAGGTGAGTTTTGGGAAATTTACAAATTAGATGTTGTAGAAATTCCAACAAATAAACCTATTGCAAGAAAAGATAAAGAAGATTTAATTTATAGATCAGTTCGTGAAAAATTCAACGCAGTTATTGAAGATGTTGTAAAACTATCACAATCAGGTCGTCCGGTATTAATTGGAACAACTTCAGTAGAAATTTCTGAATTATTGAGCAGAATGCTTAAAATGCGTGGAATTAACCATAACGTATTGAATGCAAAAATGCACAAAAGCGAAGCAGAAATTGTTGCCGAAGCTGGTAACCCTGGAGTAGTAACAATTGCAACAAACATGGCCGGTCGTGGTACCGACATTAAACTATCTGCCGAAGTAAAAGCTGCTGGTGGTTTAGCAATTGTAGGAACAGAACGTCATGATTCTCGTCGTGTTGACCGTCAGTTAAGAGGTCGTGCAGGTCGTCAAGGAGATGTGGGTAGTTCACAATTCTACGTTTCTTTGGAAGATAACTTAATGCGTTTATTTGGTTCTGAACGTGTTGCGAAAGTTATGGATAGAATGGGTCTTGAAGAAGGTGAAGTAATTCAACATTCAATGATGACTAAGTCTATTGAAAGAGCTCAGAAAAAAGTAGAAGAAAACAACTTTGGTATTCGTAAACGTTTATTAGAATATGATGACGTAATGAATGCTCAACGTGAAGTTGTTTACAAAAGAAGAAGACATGCTTTACATGGTGAGCGTTTAAATGTTGACATAGCTAACATGATGTTCGACACAAGTGAAATCATTGTTCAAGAAAATAAAACAGTAAATGATTATAAAAATTATGAATTTGAATTAATTCGTAATTTCTCAATCAGTGCGCCAGTTTCACAAAGTGAATTTGCAAAACTTTCAGAAACTGAAATTACAGCAAAAACATATAAAGCGGTTTTAGCTCATTACACTGATAAAATTGCGCGAAATGCAAAAGAAGCTTTCCCTGTTGTTAAAAATGTATACGAGAACAACAACGGTAAATATGAACGAATTGTAGTTCCATTTACTGACGGAATTAAATCGTTAAACATTGTTACTAACTTAGAGAAGGCTTACCAAACAGAAGCAAAATCATTAATTACTGATTTTGAGAAAAATGTTTCACTTGCTATTATTGATGAAGCTTGGAAAAAGCACCTTCGCAAAATGGACGAGTTGAAACAATCTGTTCAGTTGGCAGTTCACGAACAAAAAGATCCTTTATTAATTTATAAGTTTGAAGCTTTCAACTTATTCAAAAAAATGATGGATAATGTAAATAGAGAAGTAATTTCGTTCTTATTTAAAGCAGATTTACCATCTCAAAATCCTAATGAAATTAGTGAAGCAAAACAAGTTTCTCAAAAAGGAAATTATACTGAATCTAAAGAAGAAGTTTTAAATAGTGATGAATTAGCCGCTCGTAATAGAGAAGCTGGTCAGCAAGCTCAAAACAAACCTCAAGTAACGGAAACTATTACTAGAGAAATGCCAAAAATTAATCGTAATGATACGGTTACTATTAAGCATGTAATGAGTGGAAAAAGCGAAACTATGAAATTCAAAAAAGCGGAATCTATGTTGGCTTCTGGAGAATGGGTTTTAGTAAACGAATAA
- a CDS encoding DUF2795 domain-containing protein, whose translation MYWTLELASYLSDAPWPATKDELIDYAIRTGAPLEVVENLQSIEDEGEIYESIEEIWPDYPTDEDYLWNEDEY comes from the coding sequence ATGTATTGGACATTAGAATTAGCGTCATATTTAAGTGATGCACCTTGGCCAGCTACCAAAGATGAACTTATCGACTATGCCATTAGAACTGGTGCACCTCTTGAGGTGGTAGAAAACTTACAGTCTATTGAAGACGAAGGTGAAATCTATGAGTCTATCGAAGAAATTTGGCCCGATTATCCAACTGACGAAGATTACCTTTGGAATGAGGACGAGTATTAA
- a CDS encoding cob(I)yrinic acid a,c-diamide adenosyltransferase: MKVYTKTGDKGTTALFGGTRVPKHHIRIESYGTVDELNSHIGLIRDQDINTLYKNVLIEVQDRLFTVGAILATPPEKETLKNGQQRLQNLGIQEKDIEYLENEIDIMEESLPPMTHFVLPGGHTIVSYCHIARCVCRRAERLATHLNDIEPTDEFVIKYLNRLSDYLFVLARKLSLDLNADEVQWIPRK; the protein is encoded by the coding sequence ATGAAAGTATATACAAAAACAGGCGATAAAGGAACAACTGCTCTTTTTGGAGGCACACGTGTACCAAAACACCATATTCGCATAGAAAGTTATGGAACTGTAGACGAGTTAAATTCTCACATAGGTTTAATTCGCGACCAAGACATAAACACTCTCTATAAAAACGTTTTAATTGAAGTTCAAGATCGTCTTTTTACAGTTGGTGCAATTTTGGCAACACCACCAGAAAAAGAAACATTGAAAAACGGACAACAAAGATTACAAAACTTAGGAATTCAAGAAAAAGACATAGAATATCTAGAAAACGAAATTGACATTATGGAAGAAAGCCTTCCGCCAATGACACATTTTGTTTTACCAGGAGGACACACAATTGTGTCATATTGTCATATTGCAAGGTGTGTTTGTCGTAGAGCAGAGCGTTTAGCAACCCATTTAAATGACATAGAGCCTACAGATGAGTTTGTAATTAAATACCTAAACCGACTTTCTGACTATCTTTTTGTGTTGGCACGAAAGTTGTCTTTAGATTTAAACGCAGATGAAGTACAATGGATTCCTAGAAAATAA
- a CDS encoding ABC transporter ATP-binding protein, with amino-acid sequence MAQPIIEIKNITRDFPLGNEIVHVLKGIDLTINKGEYVALMGPSGSGKSTLMNLLGCLDTPTGGTYVLNGKHVSEMQDEELAEIRNKEIGFVFQTFNLMPRTTALDNVALPMVYAGFSKAERNERATEVLTQVGLADRMDHKPNQLSGGQRQRVAVGRALVNKPSIILADEPTGNLDSKTSVEIMGLFNDIHANGNTVILVTHEEDIAAHAHRIIRLRDGVIESDVKNR; translated from the coding sequence ATGGCACAACCAATAATCGAAATTAAAAATATCACTAGAGATTTTCCACTTGGAAATGAAATTGTACATGTTTTAAAAGGAATAGATTTAACTATAAACAAAGGAGAATATGTAGCTTTAATGGGACCTTCAGGTTCTGGAAAATCTACACTTATGAACCTATTAGGTTGTTTAGACACCCCGACTGGTGGAACTTATGTTTTAAATGGAAAGCATGTAAGTGAAATGCAAGATGAAGAATTAGCCGAAATTAGAAATAAAGAAATTGGTTTCGTTTTTCAAACATTTAATTTAATGCCAAGAACTACAGCTTTAGACAATGTAGCTTTACCAATGGTTTATGCAGGTTTTTCTAAAGCCGAAAGAAACGAAAGAGCCACTGAAGTACTAACTCAGGTTGGACTAGCCGATAGAATGGACCATAAACCCAATCAACTTTCAGGTGGACAACGTCAACGTGTAGCTGTTGGTCGTGCTTTGGTAAACAAACCATCAATTATTCTTGCTGATGAACCTACTGGAAACTTAGACAGTAAAACTTCTGTAGAAATTATGGGTCTTTTTAACGACATTCATGCCAATGGAAATACGGTTATTCTAGTAACTCATGAAGAAGATATTGCTGCTCATGCTCATAGAATTATTCGTCTTCGCGATGGTGTTATTGAAAGCGATGTAAAAAATAGATAA
- a CDS encoding O-methyltransferase: MKHLIKSYIKFLFNSKNEHGVHSPFVYDLVTKCFHDTTNYSEYEVLKNYRNSLLENKNTIEVTDFGAGSRIFKSNTREVSKIAKTAGITSKNAELLFRIVRYFQPEQILEIGTSLGLASSALSLGNSKANITTLEGCPSTSQKSKEESQKFGFNNIEFIKTEFSSYLNSCDFRLSTFDFIYFDGNHSKKATLEYFELLLPTITNDSVWIFDDIHWSKDMEDAWEIIKNHPQVTVTIDTFQWGIVFFRKEQKKEHFVINPNKTLSSFIFEKIRL; this comes from the coding sequence ATGAAACATCTAATAAAATCCTATATAAAATTTCTTTTTAACTCCAAAAACGAACACGGAGTGCATTCGCCATTTGTATATGATTTGGTTACCAAATGTTTTCACGATACAACTAATTATTCTGAATATGAAGTTTTAAAAAACTATAGAAATTCGCTTTTAGAAAATAAAAACACTATTGAAGTAACCGATTTTGGTGCAGGTTCTAGAATTTTCAAATCCAACACAAGAGAAGTTTCAAAAATTGCAAAAACAGCGGGAATAACATCAAAAAACGCCGAACTTTTATTTAGAATTGTCCGCTATTTTCAACCTGAACAAATTTTAGAGATTGGAACGTCATTAGGTTTAGCTTCTTCTGCTCTATCGCTTGGGAATTCAAAGGCAAATATTACCACATTGGAAGGTTGTCCTTCCACAAGTCAAAAGTCAAAAGAGGAAAGTCAAAAGTTTGGATTTAACAATATTGAATTCATTAAGACTGAATTCTCAAGCTATTTGAATTCTTGTGACTTTCGACTTTCGACTTTCGACTTTATCTATTTCGACGGCAATCATTCTAAAAAAGCTACTTTAGAGTATTTTGAACTTCTATTACCAACAATCACAAATGATTCTGTTTGGATTTTTGACGACATTCATTGGTCAAAAGACATGGAAGATGCATGGGAAATTATAAAAAACCATCCACAAGTTACCGTTACAATTGATACTTTTCAGTGGGGAATAGTTTTCTTTAGAAAAGAACAAAAAAAAGAACACTTCGTCATCAACCCAAATAAAACTTTAAGTTCTTTTATTTTTGAAAAAATAAGGCTATAA
- a CDS encoding ABC-F family ATP-binding cassette domain-containing protein: protein MNYLSVENISKAYGERVLFENISFGINKDQKIAFIAKNGSGKTTIMNMLNGFDEPDTGQVIVRKEIKMAFLSQDNNLQDELTIEESIFASDNEILKVIECYEKALENPEDEEVYQRAFDDMDRHNAWDFETQYKQILSKLKLEDLKVKVKGLSGGQKKRLALAIILISRPDLLILDEPTNHLDLEMIEWLESYFAKENITLFMVTHDRFFLERVCNEIIELDNGKLYQYKGNYSYYLEKKEERIASENASIDKAQNLFVKELAWMRRQPKARTTKSKSRQDDFYKIKEKAESRRKENVVELEINMERMGSKIIELVKLNKSFKDRVILDDFSYAFQRGERIGIIGKNGTGKSTFLNIMTQTIPPDSGKVIVGDTIKIGYYTQSGINPKPGQKVIDIIKEYGEYIPLTKGKIISASQLLERFLFDAKKQYDFVDKLSGGELKRLYLCTVLIQNPNFLILDEPTNDLDIVTLNVLESFLLDFPGNLLVVSHDRYFMDKIVDHLFVFRGAGEVEDFPGNYSDFRAYEDSADVQQKEDNKADKKDWKQQNVTTGLTFNEQKEYQKIEREIKDLEFEKAKIEQLFSDGKVADDAIEKKANELQNIIKKIETKEERWFELSAKIE, encoded by the coding sequence GTGAATTACTTATCAGTCGAAAATATATCAAAAGCTTATGGCGAACGTGTTTTGTTTGAAAACATTTCGTTTGGAATTAACAAAGACCAAAAAATAGCTTTTATTGCCAAAAATGGCTCTGGAAAAACAACTATAATGAATATGTTGAATGGTTTTGACGAGCCCGATACTGGCCAGGTTATTGTTCGCAAGGAAATCAAAATGGCTTTTCTATCACAGGATAATAATTTACAAGATGAATTAACAATTGAAGAAAGTATTTTTGCTTCAGACAATGAAATTCTAAAAGTAATTGAATGCTACGAAAAAGCTTTAGAAAACCCAGAAGATGAAGAAGTGTATCAACGAGCTTTTGATGATATGGATCGACACAATGCTTGGGATTTTGAAACACAATACAAACAAATCCTTTCTAAACTTAAATTAGAAGATTTAAAAGTAAAAGTAAAAGGTCTTTCTGGTGGACAAAAAAAACGTTTAGCTTTAGCTATCATCTTAATTAGTCGTCCTGATTTACTGATTTTAGATGAACCAACCAATCACTTAGACTTAGAAATGATTGAATGGTTGGAAAGTTATTTTGCTAAAGAGAACATTACTCTTTTCATGGTTACACACGACCGTTTCTTCTTAGAACGCGTTTGTAACGAAATCATCGAATTAGACAACGGAAAATTATACCAATATAAAGGAAATTATTCTTATTATTTAGAGAAAAAAGAAGAACGAATTGCTTCTGAAAACGCAAGTATAGATAAAGCACAAAACTTATTCGTAAAAGAATTAGCTTGGATGCGAAGACAACCTAAGGCTAGAACTACCAAATCAAAATCGCGTCAAGATGATTTTTACAAAATAAAAGAAAAAGCCGAAAGTCGTAGAAAAGAAAATGTAGTTGAATTGGAAATCAACATGGAACGAATGGGAAGCAAAATTATCGAATTGGTGAAGCTGAACAAAAGTTTCAAAGATAGAGTAATTTTAGATGATTTCTCTTATGCTTTTCAACGTGGAGAACGTATTGGAATTATTGGTAAAAACGGAACAGGAAAATCAACTTTCTTAAACATAATGACGCAAACAATACCGCCAGATTCTGGAAAGGTAATTGTGGGTGATACGATAAAAATTGGCTATTATACGCAAAGTGGAATCAATCCAAAACCAGGTCAAAAAGTAATTGACATTATTAAAGAATATGGAGAATATATTCCACTTACCAAAGGGAAAATTATTTCGGCTTCGCAATTATTAGAACGCTTTTTATTTGACGCCAAAAAACAATATGATTTTGTAGATAAATTAAGTGGTGGAGAATTGAAACGTTTATATCTATGTACGGTTTTGATTCAGAATCCTAACTTTTTAATTTTGGATGAGCCTACAAATGACTTAGATATCGTAACGTTAAATGTATTGGAAAGTTTCTTATTAGATTTCCCTGGAAATTTATTAGTTGTTTCTCACGACAGGTATTTCATGGATAAAATTGTAGACCATTTATTTGTTTTCAGAGGTGCGGGAGAAGTAGAAGATTTTCCAGGAAATTATTCCGATTTTAGAGCGTATGAAGATTCGGCAGATGTGCAACAAAAAGAAGACAATAAAGCCGATAAAAAAGATTGGAAACAGCAAAATGTCACGACTGGTTTAACTTTCAACGAACAAAAAGAATATCAAAAAATTGAAAGAGAAATCAAAGATTTAGAATTCGAAAAAGCTAAAATTGAACAATTGTTCTCTGATGGAAAAGTAGCAGACGACGCCATTGAAAAAAAGGCAAACGAATTACAAAATATTATTAAAAAAATAGAAACTAAAGAAGAACGTTGGTTTGAACTTTCGGCTAAAATTGAATAA
- a CDS encoding glycosyltransferase family 2 protein: MQLSVIILNYNVRFFLEQCVFSVQKALENIEGEIIVVDNNSSDDSCAMMKEKFSNIKLIENKENLGFPKGNNIGVAEAKGEYICILNPDTVVAEDTFIKILSTKNWQLNTGIVGCKLIDGTGNFLPESKRGVPTPWVAFTKIFGLYKLFRNSSWFNQYYAQHLSENQSGEVDILVGAFMVMKRNLYLEVGGFDENCFMYSDDIDLSFMIKKLGKQNYYFADTTVIHYKGESTIRDGLYMKRFREAMQFFYKKHFKKSVFFDVMMKMGAFVFSLIKKNQQKEVQDIIDECVVFSKDEFELNLNKKTTYLNELGLFKNDKTLNIEVIFNVNSFTFKEIIHFMELNKSSNITFKNHVFSSDFMIGSNSSNDRGKVILIENLK; this comes from the coding sequence ATGCAACTATCTGTAATAATTCTCAACTATAATGTGCGCTTTTTTTTAGAGCAATGTGTTTTTAGTGTTCAAAAAGCATTAGAAAATATTGAAGGCGAAATCATTGTAGTCGACAATAATTCTTCTGATGATAGTTGTGCGATGATGAAAGAGAAATTTTCTAATATAAAACTCATCGAGAATAAAGAAAATTTAGGATTTCCAAAAGGCAATAATATTGGCGTTGCAGAAGCAAAAGGAGAATATATTTGCATCTTAAATCCAGATACTGTTGTCGCAGAAGATACTTTTATTAAAATACTGAGTACTAAAAACTGGCAACTGAACACGGGTATTGTAGGCTGTAAACTTATCGACGGAACAGGAAATTTCCTACCAGAAAGCAAGCGTGGTGTACCAACTCCTTGGGTGGCTTTTACAAAGATTTTCGGATTGTATAAATTATTTCGAAATTCCAGTTGGTTTAATCAATATTATGCACAACACTTATCTGAAAATCAATCAGGTGAAGTAGATATTTTAGTTGGTGCTTTTATGGTAATGAAGCGCAATTTGTATCTTGAAGTTGGCGGATTTGATGAAAATTGCTTTATGTATTCAGATGATATTGATTTGAGTTTCATGATTAAGAAATTAGGCAAACAAAATTATTATTTTGCAGACACAACGGTTATTCATTATAAAGGAGAAAGTACAATTCGCGACGGTTTATACATGAAACGCTTTCGCGAAGCCATGCAGTTTTTTTATAAAAAACATTTTAAAAAATCAGTTTTTTTTGATGTAATGATGAAAATGGGTGCTTTTGTTTTTAGTTTGATTAAAAAAAATCAGCAAAAAGAGGTACAAGATATAATTGACGAATGTGTGGTCTTTAGTAAAGATGAATTTGAATTAAATTTGAATAAAAAAACAACTTATTTAAATGAATTAGGTCTTTTTAAAAACGACAAAACGCTCAATATTGAAGTAATTTTTAATGTAAATTCATTTACATTTAAGGAAATTATTCATTTTATGGAATTGAATAAATCAAGTAATATTACATTTAAAAATCATGTATTTTCGAGTGATTTCATGATAGGAAGTAATAGTAGTAATGATAGAGGTAAAGTGATTTTAATTGAGAATTTGAAATAA
- a CDS encoding dihydrolipoamide acetyltransferase family protein, with amino-acid sequence MAKFELKLPKMGESVAEATITNWLKNVGETIEMDEAVLEIATDKVDSEVPSEVSGTLTEILFNVDDVVQVGQTIAIIETEGGAVAATPTADVPSAPVAAVEKAVEVAKETVSSADFSDSDKFFSPLVKNIAKEEGISLAELESIAGSGKDGRVNKEDILNYIKNRGNQPDVVAQPVATQPAAPVQAKAAPVSVNGGDEIVEMDRMRKLISGYMVASVQTSAHVQSFIEVDVTNIVKWRDKNKAAFEKREGEKLTFTPIMMEAVAKALKDFPGMNISVDGDYIIKRKNINLGMAAALPNGNLIVPVIKNADQLNLVGMAKAVNDLGSRAKAGKLKPDDTQGGTYTVTNVGTFGSVFGTPIINQPQVGILALGAIRKVPAVIETPEGDFIGIRQKMFLSHSYDHRVVDGALGGSFVKRVADYLEAFDVNRDI; translated from the coding sequence ATGGCAAAATTTGAATTAAAACTTCCTAAAATGGGAGAAAGTGTTGCAGAGGCAACCATTACAAATTGGTTAAAAAATGTAGGTGAAACTATAGAAATGGATGAGGCTGTTTTAGAAATAGCAACAGACAAAGTAGATAGCGAAGTGCCTTCTGAGGTTTCAGGAACTTTAACTGAAATTCTTTTTAATGTAGATGATGTTGTTCAAGTAGGTCAAACTATTGCTATTATTGAAACAGAAGGTGGTGCCGTAGCGGCAACTCCAACTGCAGATGTTCCTTCAGCTCCTGTTGCGGCTGTTGAAAAAGCTGTAGAAGTTGCTAAAGAAACAGTTTCAAGTGCTGATTTTTCAGATTCTGATAAATTCTTTTCTCCATTGGTTAAAAACATAGCTAAAGAAGAAGGAATTTCGTTAGCGGAACTAGAATCAATTGCTGGTTCAGGAAAAGATGGTAGAGTAAACAAAGAAGATATATTAAATTATATTAAAAATAGAGGAAATCAACCAGATGTTGTTGCGCAACCAGTTGCTACTCAACCAGCGGCTCCAGTTCAAGCTAAAGCGGCTCCTGTTTCTGTAAATGGTGGAGATGAAATTGTTGAAATGGACAGAATGCGTAAGTTAATTTCGGGTTACATGGTAGCTTCAGTACAAACTTCTGCACACGTTCAGTCATTTATTGAAGTAGATGTTACTAATATTGTAAAATGGAGAGATAAAAACAAAGCAGCTTTCGAAAAGAGAGAAGGTGAGAAGTTGACTTTTACGCCTATCATGATGGAAGCGGTTGCAAAAGCGTTGAAAGATTTCCCAGGAATGAACATTTCGGTTGATGGGGATTATATCATCAAGCGTAAAAATATAAACTTAGGTATGGCTGCTGCTTTACCAAATGGAAACTTAATTGTTCCGGTTATTAAAAATGCAGACCAGTTAAACTTGGTAGGTATGGCAAAAGCGGTAAACGATTTAGGTAGCCGTGCAAAAGCAGGTAAATTAAAACCAGACGATACACAAGGTGGAACTTACACGGTTACTAATGTAGGTACTTTTGGATCTGTTTTTGGAACACCAATTATCAACCAACCACAAGTAGGGATTTTAGCTCTTGGAGCAATTAGAAAAGTTCCTGCGGTTATTGAAACTCCAGAAGGCGATTTTATTGGAATTCGTCAGAAAATGTTCTTATCACACTCTTACGATCATAGAGTAGTTGATGGAGCGCTTGGTGGAAGTTTCGTTAAAAGAGTGGCTGATTATTTAGAAGCTTTTGATGTAAATAGAGATATTTAA